One Myxococcus xanthus genomic window carries:
- a CDS encoding MaoC family dehydratase N-terminal domain-containing protein, which produces MLDKNAIGRASPPTLNEVEKGAIRRFAEAIGDYNPIYYDEEYARASGYPTIIAPPTFPASFHSAADLRELLGVGIKSLLHAEQGFDYERPIFAGDRIYVSTRVSDVFERPGMSGKMDIAVIEDEGRDEEGNLVFRARRTLVVRAAKETP; this is translated from the coding sequence ATGCTGGACAAGAACGCGATCGGTCGCGCCTCGCCGCCGACGCTGAACGAGGTCGAAAAGGGCGCCATCCGTCGGTTCGCGGAGGCCATCGGGGATTACAACCCCATCTACTACGATGAGGAGTATGCCCGGGCGTCGGGGTATCCCACCATCATCGCGCCCCCCACGTTCCCCGCGTCCTTCCACTCGGCGGCGGACCTGCGGGAGCTGCTGGGCGTGGGCATCAAGAGCCTGCTCCACGCGGAGCAGGGCTTCGACTACGAGCGGCCCATCTTCGCGGGGGACCGCATCTACGTCTCCACGCGCGTCTCCGACGTCTTCGAGCGGCCGGGCATGTCCGGGAAGATGGACATCGCGGTCATCGAGGACGAAGGCCGTGACGAGGAAGGCAACCTCGTGTTCCGCGCCCGCCGGACGCTGGTGGTCCGCGCCGCCAAGGAGACCCCGTGA
- a CDS encoding general secretion pathway protein GspE: MRKKIGELLVEAGVVTEEQVRVALGRRGAFGSHRLGEVLVAQGLCTPTHIAQALSAQHALPFVALPEEIPANVAGLVSVDFQSEHRILPFRMEVEGRSERILVAVDDPADVTLVDELRFQLRKQMRVFVAASDDLDAALARARGEPLDIVEAVALEDEDGAPPPPVAAGAPLEWDFPEAPKPVPKSVPPSPPPAARPPSLRGSASPPPPPPEATDGDAGADALDDLLGRKASPPVRPPPPPPPDAEGDGAEGRPRVPVVMFGGAAQGSRPSVPLTPTPQFSDEDLAILDDIERISRGEDASLDTEKVKPARMVASLIRLLIRKGVIQEGEFLEELAQK, encoded by the coding sequence ATGCGCAAGAAGATTGGTGAGCTGCTCGTCGAGGCCGGCGTCGTGACGGAGGAGCAGGTCCGCGTGGCATTGGGACGTCGGGGCGCATTCGGCAGTCATCGCCTGGGTGAGGTGCTGGTGGCGCAGGGGCTGTGCACGCCCACGCACATCGCGCAGGCCCTGTCCGCCCAGCACGCGCTTCCCTTCGTGGCGCTGCCGGAGGAGATTCCGGCGAACGTCGCGGGTTTGGTGTCCGTGGACTTCCAGTCCGAGCACCGCATCCTGCCGTTCCGGATGGAAGTGGAAGGCCGCAGCGAGCGCATCCTCGTCGCGGTGGATGACCCGGCGGACGTGACGCTCGTGGACGAGCTGCGCTTCCAGCTCCGCAAGCAGATGCGCGTCTTCGTGGCGGCTTCGGACGACCTGGACGCCGCGCTGGCGCGGGCTCGGGGCGAGCCGCTGGACATCGTGGAAGCCGTGGCCCTGGAGGACGAGGACGGTGCTCCGCCTCCGCCCGTGGCCGCTGGCGCGCCGCTCGAATGGGATTTCCCGGAGGCTCCGAAGCCCGTGCCCAAGTCCGTACCGCCTTCTCCGCCCCCCGCTGCCCGTCCCCCCTCGCTCCGAGGCTCGGCTTCGCCCCCGCCTCCGCCCCCGGAAGCCACCGACGGCGACGCCGGCGCGGACGCGCTGGATGACCTGTTGGGCCGGAAGGCCTCGCCCCCGGTGCGGCCCCCGCCGCCTCCGCCTCCCGACGCGGAGGGAGACGGCGCGGAGGGCCGGCCGCGCGTGCCGGTGGTGATGTTCGGAGGGGCGGCGCAGGGCTCGCGTCCGTCGGTGCCGCTCACGCCCACGCCTCAGTTCTCCGACGAGGACCTGGCCATCCTGGACGACATCGAGCGCATCTCCCGCGGCGAGGATGCCTCGCTGGACACGGAGAAGGTGAAGCCGGCCCGCATGGTGGCCAGCCTCATCCGCCTGCTCATCCGCAAGGGCGTCATCCAGGAAGGGGAGTTCCTGGAGGAGCTGGCCCAGAAGTGA
- a CDS encoding ABC transporter ATP-binding protein codes for MNSTPLLQVRDLQVHFPVRGGVLGRVRGAVKAVDGVGFDVMRGETLGLVGESGCGKSTLGRAVLRLVEPTAGSVRFDGQELTGLSQRQLRPLRQRMQFVFQDPYASLNPRMTVREILEEPFAIHGLARGPGEREREVAELVDAMGLPREALARYPHEFSGGQRQRIGIARALALRPDLVVADEPISALDVSVQAQIVNLLVDLQQARGLTYVFIAHDLNIVEYVSTRVAVMYLGRIVELAPAASLYRQPRHPYTQALLSAVPVPDPDHARTRLLVPGEPPSPLAPPPGCTFHPRCPHAMERCRRESPPSYALGGGHFAACFLAEADAREAPAAAPSGGSPGVLAQPSSSG; via the coding sequence GTGAACTCCACGCCGCTGCTCCAGGTCCGCGACCTCCAGGTGCACTTCCCGGTGCGAGGCGGCGTGCTCGGCCGGGTGCGCGGCGCGGTGAAGGCCGTGGACGGCGTGGGTTTCGACGTCATGCGCGGTGAGACGCTGGGGCTGGTGGGGGAGAGTGGCTGCGGGAAGAGCACCCTGGGGCGCGCGGTGCTGCGGCTGGTGGAGCCCACGGCGGGCTCCGTTCGTTTCGACGGACAGGAACTCACCGGACTGTCCCAGCGCCAGTTGCGGCCGCTGCGCCAGCGGATGCAGTTCGTCTTCCAGGACCCGTATGCCTCGCTCAATCCCCGGATGACGGTCCGGGAGATTCTGGAGGAGCCCTTCGCCATCCACGGGCTGGCCCGAGGGCCGGGGGAGCGGGAGCGCGAGGTGGCGGAGTTGGTGGACGCCATGGGGCTGCCGCGCGAGGCCCTGGCGCGTTACCCCCATGAGTTCTCCGGCGGGCAGCGGCAGCGCATTGGCATCGCGCGAGCGCTGGCGCTGCGGCCCGACCTGGTGGTGGCCGACGAGCCCATCAGCGCGCTGGACGTGTCCGTGCAGGCGCAAATCGTCAACCTCCTGGTGGACCTGCAACAGGCGCGGGGCCTCACCTACGTCTTCATCGCCCACGACCTGAACATCGTCGAGTACGTGTCCACCCGGGTGGCCGTCATGTACCTGGGCCGCATCGTGGAGCTGGCCCCGGCCGCGTCGCTGTACCGTCAGCCGCGCCACCCGTACACCCAGGCGTTGTTGTCCGCGGTGCCCGTCCCGGACCCGGACCACGCCCGGACGCGCCTGTTGGTGCCGGGCGAGCCGCCATCACCCCTGGCTCCGCCCCCCGGTTGCACCTTCCATCCGCGCTGTCCGCATGCCATGGAGCGGTGCCGGCGCGAGTCGCCCCCGTCCTATGCGCTGGGCGGTGGCCACTTCGCCGCGTGTTTCCTGGCGGAGGCCGATGCGCGCGAGGCCCCGGCCGCAGCCCCTTCTGGAGGAAGTCCCGGTGTTCTGGCTCAGCCATCATCATCCGGATGA
- a CDS encoding DUF2085 domain-containing protein produces the protein MFWLSHHHPDEYNRTYLFGGVRVCARCLGTYPVLLAVMVGLFAVRAPLRWALDVPAVLALTVPALADWAVGRFRPASGSNAVRTLTGVLLGAALGRSLYVHLQQPLPAVLLAQGALVTAVAVPVILATYQRPRRG, from the coding sequence GTGTTCTGGCTCAGCCATCATCATCCGGATGAGTACAACCGCACCTACCTGTTCGGCGGCGTGCGCGTGTGCGCGCGCTGCCTGGGGACCTATCCGGTGCTGCTGGCCGTGATGGTGGGCCTGTTCGCCGTGCGTGCCCCGCTGAGGTGGGCGCTGGACGTGCCCGCCGTCCTGGCGCTCACCGTTCCCGCGCTGGCGGACTGGGCGGTGGGCCGCTTCCGGCCGGCGTCGGGAAGCAACGCGGTGCGCACCCTGACGGGCGTGCTGCTGGGGGCGGCGCTCGGCCGCTCCCTGTACGTGCACCTGCAGCAGCCACTGCCGGCGGTGCTCCTGGCGCAAGGCGCGCTCGTGACAGCGGTGGCCGTCCCTGTCATTCTCGCCACTTACCAGAGACCTCGCCGGGGATAG
- a CDS encoding ExbD/TolR family protein: MGMGKTPGSDDGSEDGVFAEINITPLTDIFLVLLIIFMVTSSVIVQQGPGGGAKAGLKVNLPKGGAADVTARTTDLSVAVLADGRFMLAGNVVSQDELQQAFDDARQKDEETVVIVQADEGVPHGTVVQVMELAKKAGLAQLAIGVREGE; the protein is encoded by the coding sequence ATGGGCATGGGAAAGACTCCGGGCAGCGACGACGGCTCCGAGGACGGCGTCTTCGCTGAAATCAACATCACCCCGCTCACCGACATCTTCCTGGTGCTGCTCATCATCTTCATGGTGACCAGCTCCGTCATCGTGCAGCAGGGACCGGGCGGCGGCGCCAAGGCCGGCCTCAAGGTGAACCTGCCCAAGGGCGGCGCCGCGGACGTCACCGCGCGCACCACGGACCTGTCGGTGGCGGTGCTCGCGGACGGGCGCTTCATGCTGGCCGGCAACGTCGTCTCCCAGGACGAGCTGCAGCAGGCCTTCGATGACGCCAGGCAGAAGGACGAAGAGACGGTGGTCATCGTCCAGGCCGACGAGGGCGTGCCCCACGGCACCGTGGTGCAGGTGATGGAGCTGGCCAAGAAGGCCGGGCTCGCCCAGCTCGCCATCGGCGTGCGCGAAGGCGAATAG
- a CDS encoding DUF4292 domain-containing protein gives MNRAAVAIFLVVLCSGCPKRIEFGPEGELTDADTVYQRVVKNQENVVTLEGDAKLRAELPDQSGTLSMFIAVTRPAMLHLETFDFFNRPLASLVSDGQRFGLYQADTNTWYQGPASPANVSRFLPVMLPGEELVPIMLGQVPLIPPERMTLELDRKKGVYVLTLHRGQATQVLDVHTKYLRIMKSQVRGIPGYDLGFEDFLEQGGLIFPGRVSLEAKQAKTKLQVRYQQIKLNARPDLTLYELVPPEGARVVEVDEAGRELPAGAPASGSSAPLAPGS, from the coding sequence ATGAACCGCGCAGCCGTCGCAATCTTCCTGGTAGTGCTCTGTTCTGGCTGTCCCAAGCGAATCGAGTTCGGCCCTGAGGGCGAGCTCACGGATGCGGACACCGTCTATCAGCGCGTCGTGAAGAACCAGGAGAACGTCGTCACGCTGGAGGGGGACGCGAAGCTGCGCGCCGAGCTGCCCGACCAGAGCGGCACGCTGAGCATGTTCATCGCCGTCACCCGGCCGGCCATGCTGCACCTGGAGACGTTCGACTTCTTCAACAGGCCGCTCGCCTCCCTGGTGTCCGACGGACAGCGCTTCGGGCTGTATCAGGCGGATACGAACACCTGGTACCAGGGCCCCGCCAGCCCCGCCAACGTGTCCCGCTTCCTGCCGGTCATGCTGCCGGGCGAGGAGCTGGTGCCCATCATGCTCGGGCAGGTGCCGCTCATCCCGCCGGAGCGGATGACGCTGGAGCTGGACCGCAAGAAGGGCGTCTACGTGCTGACGCTCCACCGGGGCCAGGCGACGCAGGTTCTCGACGTCCACACCAAGTACCTGCGCATCATGAAGAGTCAGGTGCGGGGCATCCCGGGGTACGACCTGGGCTTCGAGGACTTCCTGGAGCAGGGCGGGCTCATCTTCCCGGGCCGGGTGTCACTGGAGGCGAAGCAGGCGAAGACGAAGCTCCAGGTCCGCTACCAGCAGATCAAACTCAACGCGCGACCGGACCTCACACTCTACGAGTTGGTCCCCCCCGAGGGAGCCCGGGTGGTGGAGGTGGATGAGGCCGGCCGGGAGCTGCCCGCCGGGGCGCCCGCCTCCGGGTCGTCCGCGCCCCTGGCACCGGGTTCCTGA
- a CDS encoding MaoC family dehydratase, with product MPARKLYFEAIRVGDELPALAKAPVDRVQLSRYAGASGDFNPVHVDELYAKSVGMPSVYAPGMLVMGMLGQLISDWARGGQMRRYNVRFIKMVWPGDTVVCKGRVSDRHGSGGRYFVEIDLWAENQKGELLMKGSSQIQLFYSLEDENRQRSGQSPIVVEVPRESLSSAAAPASATSAAPSEGGDEADERREGVTSKKTVPREKPAAKTATLPSAKKAKK from the coding sequence ATGCCCGCGCGCAAGTTGTACTTCGAAGCCATCCGCGTCGGGGACGAGCTGCCCGCGCTGGCCAAGGCGCCCGTCGACCGCGTCCAACTGTCGCGCTACGCCGGGGCGTCCGGAGACTTCAACCCGGTCCACGTGGACGAGCTCTACGCCAAGAGCGTGGGCATGCCGAGCGTCTACGCGCCCGGCATGCTCGTCATGGGCATGCTCGGCCAGCTCATCAGTGACTGGGCCCGGGGCGGGCAGATGCGGCGCTACAACGTGCGCTTCATCAAGATGGTGTGGCCGGGTGACACCGTCGTCTGCAAGGGCCGCGTGAGCGACCGGCACGGCTCCGGGGGCCGCTACTTCGTCGAAATCGACCTCTGGGCGGAGAACCAGAAGGGCGAACTGCTGATGAAGGGCTCCTCGCAGATCCAGCTCTTCTATTCGCTGGAGGACGAGAACCGGCAGCGCTCCGGCCAGTCCCCCATCGTGGTGGAGGTGCCTCGGGAGAGCCTGAGCAGCGCCGCCGCGCCCGCCTCCGCCACCAGCGCCGCTCCCAGCGAGGGGGGCGACGAGGCGGACGAGCGCCGCGAGGGCGTCACCTCCAAGAAGACGGTTCCCAGGGAAAAGCCGGCGGCCAAGACAGCCACGCTTCCCTCCGCCAAGAAGGCGAAGAAGTAG
- a CDS encoding acyl-CoA dehydrogenase, translating into MSAGINTYKTDLREIFFTLFEQFGFGQVAGQAPFDAWGPDEAKAVLSETYRFAREVLGPLNSVGDREGCRVENGAVFTPTGFKDAWKKLYEQGFKTVGVSPEHGGQGSPMMLQVTVEELLSGANSAFNMYPGLAFGAAEVVAECGTPEQQKQFVERMLNGTWGGTMCLTEPHAGSDVGAAKSTARRNGDGTYNIRGTKIFISGGDHDMAENIIHLVLARIDGASPGTKGLSLFIVPKLRINADGSSGQPNDVGVGSIEHKMGINGSATCVINFGESDNCVGELVGTVEHVGMSQMFKMMNGARIAVGIQGIGLASAAYYNALDYAKDRKQGSHFTKWKDPTAPRAAIIEHPDVRRMLLDIKAHVEGIRSLIIKLAMHLDKARQLAGKDDDAATYHKGQVELLTPLVKAYSSEQAFRLCAQAIQIYGGAGYIQDYPVEQYTRDSKIFSIYEGTTHIQAMDLVGRKMGQAGGMHFQQFMGDVGSFIEAHREHAVYGEAVKSLAAAQEALMASAMVVFGWSQDGSKFPLIPLSANRFLDMMSEVAVGWLLLDAAVIAEKAKGSVSADHPDHAFYEGKKYSALWYARNVLPNVEQAAKMLTIEDTSPMDISDAAFASV; encoded by the coding sequence ATGTCCGCCGGGATCAACACCTACAAGACCGACCTTCGAGAGATCTTCTTCACGCTGTTCGAGCAGTTCGGCTTCGGCCAGGTGGCCGGCCAGGCGCCGTTCGATGCCTGGGGTCCGGACGAAGCGAAGGCGGTGCTGTCGGAGACGTATCGCTTCGCGCGCGAGGTGCTCGGGCCCCTCAACTCGGTGGGTGACCGGGAGGGATGCCGGGTGGAGAACGGCGCCGTCTTCACGCCGACGGGCTTCAAGGACGCGTGGAAGAAGCTCTACGAGCAGGGCTTCAAGACGGTGGGCGTGAGCCCGGAGCACGGCGGCCAGGGCTCGCCGATGATGCTCCAGGTGACGGTGGAGGAGCTGCTGTCGGGCGCCAACTCGGCGTTCAACATGTACCCCGGCCTGGCCTTCGGCGCGGCGGAAGTTGTCGCGGAGTGCGGCACGCCCGAGCAGCAGAAACAGTTCGTGGAGCGCATGCTCAACGGCACGTGGGGCGGCACCATGTGCCTCACCGAGCCGCACGCCGGCTCCGACGTGGGCGCGGCCAAGTCGACGGCCCGCCGCAACGGCGACGGCACCTACAACATCCGCGGGACGAAGATCTTCATCTCCGGCGGCGACCACGACATGGCGGAGAACATCATCCACCTCGTGCTCGCGCGCATTGACGGCGCCTCGCCGGGCACCAAGGGCCTGTCGCTGTTCATCGTCCCCAAGCTGCGCATCAACGCGGACGGCAGCTCGGGCCAGCCCAACGACGTGGGCGTGGGCTCCATCGAGCACAAGATGGGCATCAACGGCTCGGCCACCTGTGTCATCAACTTTGGTGAGAGCGACAACTGTGTCGGCGAGCTCGTGGGCACCGTCGAGCACGTCGGCATGAGCCAGATGTTCAAGATGATGAACGGCGCGCGCATCGCCGTGGGCATCCAGGGCATTGGCCTGGCGTCCGCCGCGTACTACAACGCGCTGGACTACGCGAAGGACCGCAAGCAGGGCTCCCACTTCACCAAGTGGAAGGACCCCACCGCGCCCCGCGCCGCCATCATCGAGCACCCGGACGTCCGCCGCATGCTGCTGGACATCAAGGCGCATGTGGAGGGCATCCGCTCGCTGATCATCAAGCTGGCCATGCACCTGGACAAGGCGCGCCAACTGGCCGGCAAGGATGACGACGCGGCCACCTACCACAAGGGCCAGGTGGAGCTGCTCACCCCGCTGGTGAAGGCCTACAGCTCCGAGCAGGCGTTCCGCCTGTGCGCGCAGGCCATCCAGATCTACGGCGGCGCCGGCTACATCCAGGACTACCCGGTGGAGCAGTACACCCGCGACTCGAAGATCTTCTCCATCTACGAGGGCACCACCCACATCCAGGCCATGGACCTGGTGGGCCGGAAGATGGGCCAGGCGGGCGGCATGCACTTCCAGCAGTTCATGGGCGACGTGGGCTCCTTCATCGAGGCCCACCGCGAGCACGCCGTCTACGGCGAGGCCGTGAAGTCCCTGGCCGCGGCGCAGGAGGCCCTGATGGCCAGCGCCATGGTGGTGTTCGGCTGGTCGCAGGACGGCAGCAAGTTCCCGCTGATTCCGCTGTCCGCCAACCGCTTCCTCGACATGATGTCCGAGGTCGCCGTGGGCTGGCTGCTGCTGGACGCGGCCGTCATCGCGGAGAAGGCGAAGGGCTCCGTCTCCGCGGACCACCCGGACCACGCCTTCTACGAGGGCAAGAAGTACAGCGCCCTCTGGTACGCGCGGAACGTGCTGCCCAACGTGGAGCAGGCGGCGAAGATGCTCACCATCGAGGACACCTCGCCCATGGACATCTCGGACGCCGCCTTCGCGTCCGTCTGA
- a CDS encoding general secretion pathway protein GspE, with protein MAQIKLGELLIKANVLQESQLKAALAEQAKWGGKLGEILVRMSLVSEDILVRALSKQLGMPAVNLDAVQMVQPHVKAKIPAQTARDFSVLPLQVRDDGKSLVVAMSDPLNVRMLDELRAITKCRIIPNVAGRTSIARAFARIYEQNHELEDADTNFKVVDAQGRTVVKNLKDLDPAAAATSPRGAPASARPAPASEAPAARPAAASGSPAELLRNVEEVQRKEVAALKAMVELLIEKGVFSREEYLAKVKR; from the coding sequence ATGGCACAGATCAAGCTTGGTGAATTGCTGATCAAGGCGAACGTGCTTCAGGAGAGCCAGCTGAAGGCCGCGCTCGCCGAACAGGCGAAGTGGGGCGGCAAGCTGGGCGAAATCCTGGTCAGGATGAGCCTCGTCTCCGAGGACATCCTGGTGCGCGCCCTGTCCAAGCAACTGGGAATGCCGGCGGTGAACCTGGATGCGGTGCAGATGGTGCAGCCGCACGTGAAGGCGAAGATTCCGGCCCAGACGGCGCGGGACTTCTCCGTGCTGCCGCTGCAGGTGCGGGATGACGGCAAGTCGCTGGTGGTGGCGATGTCGGATCCGCTCAACGTGCGCATGCTGGACGAACTGCGCGCCATCACCAAGTGCCGCATCATCCCCAACGTGGCGGGCCGGACCTCCATTGCCCGGGCCTTCGCGCGCATCTACGAGCAGAACCACGAGTTGGAGGACGCGGACACCAACTTCAAGGTGGTGGACGCCCAGGGCCGCACGGTGGTGAAGAACCTCAAGGACCTGGACCCGGCGGCCGCGGCGACCTCGCCGCGCGGCGCTCCGGCCTCGGCCCGTCCCGCCCCTGCGTCCGAGGCTCCCGCCGCCCGTCCCGCGGCGGCCTCTGGCAGCCCGGCGGAGCTGCTTCGCAACGTGGAAGAAGTGCAGCGCAAGGAAGTCGCCGCCCTCAAGGCGATGGTGGAGTTGCTCATCGAGAAGGGCGTGTTCAGCCGCGAGGAGTATCTCGCGAAGGTCAAGCGGTAG
- a CDS encoding NAD(P)H-dependent amine dehydrogenase family protein: MAKAPEGPVPVVVMGLGFIGQEIARAAMSSPEVELIGAVDVQSGLVGRPLGDVLGSPAPRVKVSASLAQAVGKRKGVVVLHATGSRLPKVFDQVMEAVKLGLPVASTCEELAFPYLKYPELADELDQAAQKAGVAVVGTGVNPGFVLDRLVAVAGQVCGPVRRATVTRVVDARTRRPSLQRIVGAGLSEEEFFELVDSEQLGHVGLVESAALAALGLGLDCDDFEEEVAPVFAEEDISGGAFPVRKGRVAGMFQSVVGLEDGQERVRLELTIAMGADDPKDRIEIDADPKLVLEIPGGVAGDRATANALVNAAPRLTAAEAGLLTVLELPAGR, translated from the coding sequence ATGGCAAAAGCCCCGGAAGGGCCCGTGCCGGTGGTGGTGATGGGGCTGGGGTTCATCGGTCAGGAAATTGCCCGGGCTGCGATGTCTTCACCTGAGGTGGAGCTCATCGGGGCCGTGGACGTGCAATCCGGCCTGGTGGGCCGCCCCTTGGGTGATGTCCTGGGAAGTCCCGCCCCTCGTGTGAAGGTCTCCGCGTCGCTGGCGCAGGCCGTGGGCAAGCGCAAGGGCGTGGTGGTGCTGCATGCCACCGGCTCGCGGCTGCCCAAGGTGTTCGACCAGGTGATGGAGGCGGTGAAGCTGGGACTGCCCGTGGCCAGCACCTGTGAGGAGCTGGCCTTCCCGTATCTGAAGTACCCGGAGCTGGCGGACGAACTGGACCAGGCGGCGCAGAAGGCGGGCGTCGCCGTGGTGGGGACCGGCGTCAATCCGGGCTTCGTGCTGGACCGTCTGGTGGCGGTTGCCGGACAGGTGTGCGGTCCGGTCCGTCGTGCCACCGTCACCCGCGTGGTGGATGCGCGGACCCGCCGCCCGTCCTTGCAGCGGATTGTGGGCGCGGGGCTGTCGGAGGAAGAGTTCTTCGAGCTGGTGGACAGTGAGCAACTGGGCCACGTCGGCCTTGTTGAGTCCGCGGCGCTCGCGGCCCTCGGCCTGGGGCTGGATTGCGACGACTTCGAAGAAGAAGTAGCCCCCGTGTTCGCCGAGGAGGACATCTCCGGCGGCGCGTTTCCCGTCAGGAAGGGGAGGGTGGCTGGCATGTTCCAGTCCGTGGTGGGGTTGGAGGACGGACAGGAGCGGGTGCGGCTGGAGCTGACCATCGCGATGGGGGCGGATGACCCCAAGGACCGTATCGAAATCGACGCTGACCCGAAGCTGGTGTTGGAAATCCCGGGGGGAGTGGCGGGCGACCGGGCCACCGCGAATGCGCTGGTGAATGCCGCGCCACGCTTGACGGCCGCCGAAGCTGGGCTCCTCACGGTGCTCGAGCTTCCGGCCGGACGCTAG
- a CDS encoding MotA/TolQ/ExbB proton channel family protein: protein MSLNDILHYLRLGGVTLAMLIFASVAALIVAVERIIVLWGVGERSRALGETVNKHLLRGDVAAARTAAERSDAVAADIFLAGFDRMERSRTAGGAGIEAAVERERAQVALKLRRYLWILATIGSITPFVGLFGTVAGIMRSFKDLGLDVEAGGTGGSSAVMTGISEALVATAVGILVAVQAMVFYNYFQARLSRVLVELRLIGDEFVELLKERAAGLPPSEPMPPEPQAAPATRTDAQPA from the coding sequence ATGAGCCTGAACGACATCCTCCATTACCTCCGCCTGGGTGGCGTCACCCTCGCCATGCTCATCTTCGCCTCGGTCGCGGCGTTGATTGTCGCCGTCGAGCGCATCATCGTGCTCTGGGGCGTGGGCGAGCGTTCACGCGCCTTGGGTGAGACAGTGAACAAACACCTGCTGCGCGGGGACGTCGCCGCGGCCCGCACCGCCGCCGAGCGCTCCGACGCGGTGGCCGCCGACATCTTCCTGGCCGGGTTCGACCGGATGGAGCGCAGCCGCACCGCCGGGGGCGCTGGCATCGAGGCGGCGGTGGAACGCGAGCGCGCCCAGGTGGCCCTCAAGCTGCGCCGCTACCTGTGGATCCTGGCCACCATCGGCTCGATTACGCCCTTCGTGGGCCTCTTCGGCACCGTCGCCGGCATCATGCGCTCCTTCAAGGACCTGGGCCTGGACGTGGAAGCGGGCGGCACCGGCGGCAGCTCGGCGGTGATGACGGGCATCTCCGAGGCCCTGGTCGCCACCGCGGTGGGCATCCTGGTCGCCGTGCAGGCGATGGTCTTCTACAACTACTTCCAGGCCCGCCTGTCCCGCGTGCTGGTGGAGCTGCGCCTGATTGGCGACGAGTTCGTCGAGCTGCTCAAGGAGCGGGCCGCCGGCCTGCCGCCGTCCGAGCCCATGCCTCCCGAGCCGCAGGCCGCCCCCGCCACGCGCACGGACGCACAGCCCGCCTAG
- a CDS encoding ABC transporter ATP-binding protein, producing MTAAVTPAGQELLLDVRGLTTELALEEGPVRAVDDVSFALPPGGTLGVVGESGCGKSLTALSLLRLAPEPPVRVVGGEVRFQGRDLLTLPEAELRRVRGRHAAMIFQEPMTSLNPVFTVGEQIAEGVRLHLGASRAQARDKAVEMLRQVGIPAPAERVDAYPHQLSGGMRQRVMMAMALACDPALLIADEPTTALDVTIQAQILDLLARLQAERGMAVLLITHDLGVVAESCDAVVVMYAGRVVERAPVRALFSQPAHPYTAGLLRSIPSRRDVGGARASRARLRAIPGRVPPLRQLPVGCAFRERCERALDVCAHVKPALTSPREGQWAACHNPVPAP from the coding sequence GTGACCGCCGCCGTGACGCCCGCGGGCCAGGAGCTGTTGCTCGACGTCCGAGGGCTGACCACGGAGCTGGCGCTGGAGGAAGGGCCGGTGCGCGCGGTGGACGACGTGTCCTTCGCGCTGCCCCCAGGTGGAACGCTGGGCGTGGTGGGGGAGAGCGGGTGTGGCAAGAGCCTCACGGCGCTGTCCCTGCTGCGGCTGGCGCCCGAGCCGCCGGTGCGCGTGGTGGGCGGAGAGGTGCGCTTCCAGGGCCGGGACTTGCTGACGCTGCCGGAGGCCGAGCTGCGCCGGGTGCGCGGCCGTCACGCGGCGATGATCTTCCAGGAGCCGATGACGTCGCTAAACCCGGTGTTCACCGTGGGGGAGCAGATTGCCGAGGGCGTCCGGCTGCACCTGGGCGCTTCGCGCGCGCAGGCCCGGGACAAGGCCGTGGAGATGCTGCGGCAGGTGGGCATCCCCGCGCCGGCCGAGCGCGTGGACGCGTATCCACACCAGCTCTCCGGAGGCATGCGGCAGCGGGTGATGATGGCGATGGCGCTGGCGTGTGATCCGGCCTTGCTCATCGCGGACGAGCCCACCACCGCGCTGGACGTCACCATCCAGGCGCAGATTCTGGACCTGCTCGCGCGGCTTCAGGCCGAGCGGGGCATGGCGGTGCTGCTGATTACGCATGACCTGGGCGTGGTGGCGGAGAGCTGCGACGCGGTGGTGGTGATGTACGCGGGCCGGGTGGTGGAGCGCGCCCCGGTGCGAGCGCTGTTTTCCCAGCCCGCGCACCCGTACACCGCGGGCCTGCTGCGCTCGATTCCGTCCAGGCGCGACGTGGGTGGCGCTCGAGCCTCCCGGGCGCGGCTGCGGGCCATTCCCGGCAGGGTGCCACCGCTGCGGCAGTTGCCTGTCGGCTGTGCCTTCCGGGAGCGCTGTGAGCGCGCGCTGGACGTCTGTGCGCACGTGAAGCCCGCGCTGACCTCGCCGCGAGAAGGGCAGTGGGCGGCCTGTCACAACCCGGTGCCCGCGCCGTGA